In a genomic window of Methanosarcina horonobensis HB-1 = JCM 15518:
- a CDS encoding DUF3344 domain-containing protein codes for MQAGSIKQKENRRTICRIKNYLKINPENEAKNRHKKENKGFRRVGNIPYLAAGLFWLIAGLCCLLASPALAQSPENNGYVADKPLELYIHDTVQGDLYYTVGNSYYSGKVYPGDIYSVNLNVNLPEGATVKFARLYAYWTWSAEGIQGRYPEMKLSFNGEELTPEREYTDRKGWGIYDYPTGTWAYDVSDRISGSGTFVTDLENTGSGASYVCFDGAGLLIVYTDPNGKYIEYWVSEGADMLNSQVDENDNPLYYTTPDQTICEMLKPTLQLPFRSATLWTITQSGNWEDNTLLVNEEKFPGICNGKPYPDLDIDVREIKDYLKSGENSILFQAIGDYVVPSGTFLVIERDSLAGVTQASTGETSENPEETDPTPEASETRTQAETSEKETEKAPGFEFISTLVFLTGGKLIAGYRKQEARE; via the coding sequence ATGCAGGCTGGAAGCATAAAGCAAAAAGAGAATCGAAGGACGATCTGTAGGATTAAAAACTATCTGAAAATAAATCCGGAAAATGAAGCAAAAAACAGGCACAAAAAAGAGAATAAAGGATTCCGAAGGGTAGGGAATATACCCTATCTGGCGGCAGGTTTATTTTGGCTGATAGCAGGGCTGTGCTGTCTGCTGGCTTCCCCTGCCCTGGCCCAGTCTCCTGAGAACAACGGGTATGTAGCAGACAAGCCTCTAGAACTGTATATCCATGATACGGTTCAGGGAGATCTCTATTATACTGTAGGCAATAGCTATTACAGCGGAAAAGTCTACCCCGGAGACATCTATTCCGTGAACCTCAATGTCAACCTGCCTGAGGGAGCAACTGTGAAATTTGCAAGGCTTTATGCCTACTGGACCTGGAGTGCCGAAGGAATCCAGGGCAGGTACCCTGAGATGAAACTGAGCTTTAATGGGGAAGAGCTTACACCTGAACGGGAATACACTGACAGGAAAGGTTGGGGCATTTATGATTATCCCACAGGCACCTGGGCTTACGATGTGAGTGACCGCATTTCTGGTTCGGGCACTTTCGTCACAGATCTCGAAAACACAGGCTCTGGGGCTTCCTATGTCTGTTTCGACGGTGCAGGTTTACTTATCGTATATACGGATCCGAATGGGAAATATATAGAATACTGGGTCAGTGAAGGAGCTGACATGCTCAATTCCCAGGTGGACGAAAATGATAATCCGCTTTACTATACTACTCCAGACCAGACGATATGTGAAATGCTCAAGCCCACCCTGCAGCTCCCTTTCCGTAGCGCAACTCTCTGGACTATCACTCAGTCCGGGAACTGGGAGGATAACACTCTTCTGGTCAACGAGGAAAAGTTTCCGGGAATCTGCAATGGCAAACCTTACCCTGATCTAGATATTGATGTAAGAGAAATCAAAGACTACCTGAAATCCGGAGAAAATTCCATTCTTTTCCAGGCTATAGGGGATTATGTGGTACCTTCAGGAACTTTCCTTGTGATTGAAAGAGACTCCCTGGCAGGAGTAACGCAGGCCTCTACAGGAGAGACATCGGAGAATCCGGAAGAAACAGATCCGACTCCAGAAGCCTCAGAAACACGAACTCAGGCAGAAACTTCCGAAAAAGAAACGGAAAAAGCTCCTGGCTTCGAATTCATTTCTACCCTTGTCTTTTTAACAGGAGGAAAGCTGATTGCAGGGTACCGGAAGCAGGAAGCCCGAGAATAA
- a CDS encoding CARDB domain-containing protein, with translation MFSFLLLIFPVEARYSYDGIPLTPDAQGTFRGEIYIDGGHGLSFTPYAQKFDVPEGALRWARLYIGVWGGTENYEGWVQPEFNGQRLEKFQLAGANDENEDVYCAGHGVYWVSYDVSKLTKNGENNVEILTSSGEPGNKLDGRVYGAVLAAACEDSKAPMVSYQLLSGNVNLHGKGWSGTLANVNDRTDVNFSCGQALNSKDAAKLSVVYLTGTRGLPNYLEFNGEMLGVPPEYLSESYGGKAMDIANEVCFDACGGEGFSSSYFDIEYFEVLDYLQADNSVSFLRGLDLDGDGEIGIQEGEDYLHPVLAALVLTSKSTSSILPDLYPEITVQEQELVDEIPAEISFTINNPGGICEENITVSFRVDGSEVLTFPVRMEASGVYRSAFSWPAVKGEHLLELSVDPEDRIKESDKENNACTLNVSVRSKPDLSVSLGEPVKIEDREETVSASVIFLSFLSLFRVRRKKSLPLLLLAVLMIAVFSGCVEETHAAEKAAYLIPVKITNNGEASARDFDVNLYLDRKSVTVLNIPELAGQNSIEDNIRVEAQKGEHTLSVKVDEHNNTIESNEDNNEFEKSCYFT, from the coding sequence TTGTTCTCATTTTTACTCCTGATCTTTCCTGTCGAGGCCAGATATTCGTATGATGGAATACCCCTTACTCCGGACGCTCAGGGCACATTCAGGGGAGAGATCTATATCGACGGAGGGCATGGGCTTTCTTTTACGCCTTACGCTCAAAAATTTGACGTGCCTGAAGGCGCTCTTCGCTGGGCTCGCCTGTACATAGGAGTCTGGGGAGGCACGGAAAACTATGAAGGCTGGGTCCAGCCTGAGTTTAACGGGCAGAGGCTTGAGAAGTTCCAGCTTGCCGGGGCCAATGACGAAAACGAGGATGTGTACTGTGCAGGCCATGGGGTTTACTGGGTTTCTTATGATGTAAGCAAGCTTACGAAAAACGGGGAAAATAATGTGGAGATCCTTACAAGCAGTGGCGAACCAGGGAACAAGCTGGACGGGAGAGTTTATGGGGCAGTGCTTGCCGCAGCCTGTGAAGACTCAAAAGCTCCTATGGTTTCCTACCAGCTCCTGAGCGGGAACGTAAACCTTCATGGAAAAGGCTGGAGTGGTACTCTGGCAAATGTTAACGATAGAACAGACGTCAATTTCAGCTGCGGACAGGCTTTGAACAGCAAGGATGCCGCCAAACTTTCGGTAGTATACCTTACCGGGACAAGAGGCCTGCCTAATTATCTGGAGTTCAACGGGGAAATGCTTGGAGTTCCACCTGAGTACTTGTCTGAGAGTTACGGCGGAAAAGCAATGGACATTGCCAATGAGGTGTGTTTTGATGCCTGCGGAGGCGAGGGTTTTTCTTCCAGTTACTTTGATATAGAGTATTTTGAAGTACTCGATTATTTGCAGGCCGACAATTCCGTATCTTTTTTGAGAGGGCTTGACCTGGACGGAGACGGGGAAATCGGTATCCAGGAAGGAGAAGACTACCTGCACCCTGTCCTGGCAGCCCTGGTCCTGACATCTAAAAGTACCTCTTCCATACTTCCCGACCTCTACCCTGAGATCACAGTCCAGGAACAGGAGCTGGTCGATGAAATCCCTGCAGAGATTTCCTTTACAATAAACAACCCTGGAGGGATCTGCGAAGAGAACATTACGGTAAGTTTCAGGGTTGATGGGAGCGAGGTTTTAACTTTCCCTGTCAGGATGGAAGCTTCCGGAGTGTACAGGTCCGCATTCTCATGGCCTGCAGTCAAAGGGGAGCATCTGCTTGAACTCTCCGTGGACCCCGAAGACAGGATAAAAGAGTCGGATAAGGAAAACAATGCCTGTACATTAAATGTCAGTGTCAGGTCAAAGCCTGATCTTTCGGTTTCCCTCGGAGAGCCCGTGAAAATTGAAGATCGGGAAGAAACCGTCTCGGCTTCGGTAATCTTTCTCTCTTTCCTTTCCCTTTTTAGAGTACGGAGAAAAAAATCTCTTCCTCTGCTTTTACTTGCGGTACTCATGATAGCAGTTTTTAGCGGCTGTGTTGAGGAAACCCATGCAGCAGAAAAAGCAGCTTACTTAATTCCAGTAAAGATTACAAATAACGGAGAAGCTTCAGCCCGGGACTTTGATGTAAACCTCTATCTTGATAGGAAAAGTGTCACAGTCCTGAATATTCCAGAACTGGCAGGCCAAAATTCAATTGAGGATAATATAAGGGTTGAGGCCCAGAAAGGGGAGCACACTCTCAGCGTGAAGGTAGATGAGCATAATAATACCATTGAGTCAAATGAGGATAACAATGAATTTGAAAAAAGCTGTTATTTTACTTAA
- a CDS encoding DUF3344 domain-containing protein, whose translation MNLKKAVILLNLLLLITPVQASYAGDKPLQTVIYDKHRGGLDFSLGDSRYSGELEYNESYRVNFSVEPPAGSSIKVAKAYVYWVWSKKGLEGIYPEFNVSLVNSGTVVPLQEEKMYTDTKGFVSRYDFFSGAHAYDLSGEISGPGNYAISLVNTAEDGSTFCVQGIGLLLIYEGSELPVIEYWVNEGCDMLYAEYGIDPEMATTTAYFEGVIDPENVADAYLITVSPSGGYSSGAEARNRLFFNEKTSRIPVIGDLIQILFGGGKSWKNIYQTNETVQVALDERPVGAYLESAGNFASVQDNGDYLLVTNAILLIELKESENSEKGAN comes from the coding sequence ATGAATTTGAAAAAAGCTGTTATTTTACTTAATCTCCTGCTGCTCATCACTCCTGTCCAGGCTTCATATGCCGGAGATAAACCCCTCCAGACTGTCATTTATGACAAGCACCGTGGGGGTCTTGACTTTTCTCTGGGGGACAGCAGATACAGCGGGGAGCTTGAATACAATGAAAGTTATCGGGTTAACTTTAGTGTCGAACCCCCTGCTGGGAGTTCCATAAAGGTTGCAAAGGCTTACGTTTACTGGGTCTGGAGCAAAAAAGGGCTTGAAGGTATCTATCCGGAATTTAATGTTTCTCTTGTAAATTCCGGCACTGTTGTGCCTCTTCAGGAGGAAAAGATGTATACGGACACCAAGGGCTTTGTCTCCAGGTACGACTTTTTTTCAGGCGCGCATGCTTATGACCTGAGCGGGGAAATTTCCGGACCAGGCAACTATGCTATTTCGCTTGTGAACACTGCCGAAGACGGAAGCACTTTTTGTGTACAGGGCATAGGACTTCTGCTCATTTATGAAGGTTCGGAGTTGCCGGTGATCGAATACTGGGTCAATGAAGGATGCGATATGCTGTATGCCGAATATGGGATTGATCCCGAAATGGCCACAACAACCGCTTACTTTGAGGGAGTTATCGACCCTGAGAATGTTGCAGATGCATACCTGATAACAGTTTCTCCTTCCGGAGGCTACAGTTCAGGTGCAGAAGCCCGGAACAGGCTTTTCTTTAATGAGAAGACCAGTCGTATTCCGGTCATTGGAGACCTCATACAGATCCTCTTCGGAGGGGGAAAAAGCTGGAAGAATATATACCAGACAAATGAAACTGTCCAGGTAGCTCTGGACGAGAGACCTGTTGGAGCTTATCTGGAGTCAGCAGGGAATTTTGCCAGTGTGCAGGATAACGGAGACTACCTTCTGGTAACAAATGCGATACTTCTAATTGAGTTAAAGGAATCCGAAAACTCCGAAAAGGGAGCTAATTGA
- a CDS encoding ABC transporter ATP-binding protein — protein MTIIETRDLSKYYIFGSGLRVDALREVNLKIEEGEFVSFMGPSGSGKSTLLNIVGCLDKPSSGTVFIKGTEVDYRNSSSIVSLHRQTIGFVFQAFNLISTMSAMENVCYPMHFNRTSSSLQKQRATELLDLVGLGDRLNHLPSELSGGEQQRVAIARALANSPRLILADEPTGNLDSDTGKKIADLMRKINREQGVSFVITTHDPEMARTADRVVKLKDGKIAPEAF, from the coding sequence GTGACTATCATTGAAACCAGAGATCTATCAAAGTATTACATTTTTGGTTCAGGTCTGCGTGTGGACGCTCTTAGAGAAGTGAATTTGAAAATTGAAGAAGGAGAATTTGTTTCGTTCATGGGCCCTTCAGGATCCGGAAAATCCACCCTGCTTAATATTGTCGGATGCCTGGATAAACCCAGTTCTGGAACGGTCTTCATCAAGGGCACCGAAGTTGACTACAGAAATTCTTCCAGTATTGTCAGTCTGCACAGGCAGACAATAGGCTTTGTTTTTCAAGCTTTTAACCTGATTTCTACAATGAGCGCCATGGAGAATGTCTGCTACCCAATGCACTTCAACAGAACTTCCAGTTCCCTGCAGAAACAGAGGGCAACCGAGCTTCTTGACCTTGTCGGGCTCGGAGACCGGCTGAATCACCTGCCCTCAGAATTATCCGGAGGGGAACAGCAAAGAGTTGCCATAGCAAGGGCACTTGCGAACAGTCCCAGGCTTATTCTGGCAGACGAGCCGACAGGAAACCTTGACTCAGATACCGGAAAAAAGATCGCTGACCTTATGAGAAAAATTAACCGGGAGCAAGGGGTAAGTTTTGTTATTACTACCCATGACCCTGAAATGGCCAGGACTGCGGATCGAGTGGTAAAGCTAAAGGATGGAAAAATCGCTCCAGAGGCTTTTTAA
- a CDS encoding amino acid-binding protein, with protein sequence MWQTLLNKFEKYPAQAKVLKLLFERGFQVNEEGKVTSGSIEIAHTQLAKEAGVDRRVVDATTKTIVSDELLSTIFKNVHSIPFLRDVAPALGLGVIIIIPEDAAHVGILAEVAGLISRHNVSIRQAVSDDPYLTDNPRLTIITDHKVPGDLVDDILNLPSVKGVSIY encoded by the coding sequence ATGTGGCAGACACTACTTAACAAGTTTGAGAAATACCCTGCACAGGCAAAAGTTCTTAAATTACTTTTTGAACGCGGGTTTCAGGTGAATGAGGAAGGTAAGGTAACTTCCGGAAGTATCGAAATTGCACATACTCAGCTTGCAAAGGAAGCAGGAGTTGACAGACGGGTTGTTGACGCGACCACAAAGACTATCGTCTCCGACGAGCTCCTTAGCACCATATTTAAAAACGTCCATTCAATACCTTTTCTTAGAGATGTAGCTCCTGCTCTTGGGCTCGGGGTAATCATTATTATTCCTGAAGACGCCGCACATGTTGGCATCCTTGCTGAAGTTGCGGGCCTGATTTCCAGACACAATGTAAGCATTCGCCAGGCTGTCTCAGACGACCCTTACCTTACGGACAACCCCAGGCTCACCATAATTACCGACCACAAAGTTCCCGGAGATCTTGTTGATGATATTCTTAACCTGCCTTCAGTAAAAGGAGTAAGCATTTACTGA
- a CDS encoding DUF3344 domain-containing protein, with amino-acid sequence MLLKSEKLSRFFLYFAGVLIFFTYVSPCLATYNFEGSPEQDELIEVTSGTIKGGLYIDGGDGLKKTPYVQEFNVPGDSVVWAKIYVGVWGGTEAKKGTLDLTVGGKEFESVDLEGKADKGDDEDQNPAIYCTGHGVYWIAYDVSSNISTGPLKVEAKTSGDIDGRIYGIILAAAYEDKEGEDTRYWIEEGNINLHGKGWSGDLASTHDEAYADFSGKVDVDKYKTANLAVVYLCGSPGLEDSLYFNDEQLSDGDNKNDIANSKSYFDFKFFDVLDILADDDNELKFQRDNEDYLHPVLAVLSLGTGEEGSSDLIVSGLTVPLLYAGKDNTIKANIKNIGKDPAYGFQAALYADDEIVSTVPVSSLSDGKSKTIEFNWKPARDGKQALKVYVDYTNKKKELCEVNNWNTPFLSRIVDLTPPELEIEYPEDGKSVDAGYLTVSGTAKDTNRNLTVEVNGQKALLAGESWSASVPVVSGSNTIVVCAVDGENNTARELIIVDGKASSRSEFKNSLETNNETEPYNQTGQIFRNYDSEIQADLSGFCGEIGFIAAVLYLRLRNRGKQP; translated from the coding sequence ATGTTATTAAAAAGCGAAAAACTGAGCAGGTTTTTCCTGTACTTTGCAGGAGTACTGATTTTTTTTACATATGTTTCTCCATGCCTGGCAACTTACAACTTTGAAGGTAGCCCTGAACAGGACGAACTGATTGAAGTTACGTCAGGTACGATAAAAGGCGGTTTGTATATTGACGGGGGAGATGGACTTAAGAAAACACCTTACGTGCAGGAGTTCAACGTGCCAGGGGATTCCGTAGTCTGGGCAAAGATATATGTGGGAGTATGGGGAGGCACGGAAGCAAAAAAAGGAACTCTTGACCTTACAGTTGGCGGGAAAGAGTTCGAAAGTGTGGATCTGGAAGGCAAAGCAGACAAAGGGGACGATGAGGATCAGAATCCTGCTATCTACTGTACTGGACATGGAGTTTACTGGATAGCTTATGACGTCAGCTCGAACATAAGTACCGGACCTTTAAAAGTAGAGGCGAAGACAAGCGGAGATATTGATGGAAGGATATATGGAATAATCCTTGCTGCAGCATATGAAGATAAAGAAGGGGAAGATACAAGATATTGGATTGAAGAAGGGAACATAAACCTTCATGGCAAAGGGTGGAGTGGGGATCTGGCGTCAACGCATGACGAAGCATATGCAGACTTCTCCGGAAAAGTGGACGTTGATAAGTACAAAACCGCAAACCTAGCTGTAGTATACCTTTGCGGCAGCCCTGGACTTGAAGATTCCCTTTACTTTAACGATGAACAGCTCTCCGATGGAGATAATAAAAATGACATAGCAAATTCAAAAAGTTATTTTGATTTCAAATTCTTTGATGTACTGGATATTCTTGCAGATGACGACAACGAACTAAAGTTTCAAAGAGATAATGAAGATTATTTGCATCCTGTACTGGCAGTTCTGAGCCTGGGGACAGGAGAAGAAGGAAGCTCTGATCTGATAGTCTCGGGACTTACCGTTCCTTTACTCTATGCAGGGAAGGACAATACAATAAAGGCAAACATAAAAAACATAGGAAAAGACCCTGCATATGGCTTTCAAGCAGCACTTTATGCTGATGACGAAATTGTATCCACAGTCCCTGTGTCTTCCCTTTCAGATGGAAAAAGTAAAACAATTGAGTTCAACTGGAAACCTGCCCGTGATGGGAAGCAGGCTCTGAAAGTATATGTCGACTATACGAACAAGAAGAAAGAACTATGTGAAGTAAACAACTGGAATACTCCCTTTCTTTCAAGGATCGTAGATCTGACTCCTCCTGAACTTGAAATAGAGTATCCGGAAGATGGAAAATCTGTAGATGCTGGATATCTTACAGTCAGCGGAACGGCTAAAGATACAAACCGGAACCTTACAGTAGAAGTTAACGGACAGAAAGCATTGCTAGCAGGAGAGAGCTGGAGTGCCAGTGTGCCAGTAGTTTCAGGCTCCAATACAATAGTTGTTTGTGCAGTCGACGGGGAAAACAATACTGCAAGGGAGCTCATTATTGTTGACGGAAAAGCTTCATCCAGGTCCGAGTTCAAAAACTCCCTCGAAACCAATAATGAAACCGAACCTTATAATCAGACAGGGCAAATATTCAGGAATTACGATAGTGAGATACAGGCAGACCTATCAGGATTTTGTGGAGAAATTGGGTTCATTGCTGCGGTTTTATATTTAAGACTCCGGAACCGGGGGAAACAGCCATGA
- a CDS encoding COG1361 family protein, translating into MNRKINRKSRFCAAVVFFIALFLLANLTYGSENEDDWDNLTVTLGPENSIVSKDGYSLETLKFDGYGMVLIQVLKDDIVLGDIVLENNSSNWYYMDNKNIRLKAYNITDQRTLPMFGSLFSPKAEITFETQRNIEENVILELDLEADKDEYFLGDEVIVDMDLRNTGLVKAKEIKLELDSDGLLVREGCPEKITLNKGSKKSCELRFKFPEKVKENYSIKVNVNWKDSSGEHFLSETEEIEVVEPLKIYKNTGSEGFSGSPVYVTLSVKNIQDRAVNVRLLDLLPATFSMINNTSSESKCLDLDSSSCLSWEFVLSPEEKKTFSYSILSEQPGAHRVPQAHAYSNLCGQPYTESSDSEDIITIYETISYSPYSNHTLTEVTLESGSDLSAYLDSNGYALLDILVENNALDASIFIPKGTRLLDSQKEPLKAISIAEADQPLLPGTLYLAGKYYYRLEPEGAEFDSDVRLSMGLNDSIEGNFPSIYLSEDNSTWTMVDSTLSENENRISARITNFSVYAALAQPPAAVELYVDLVSS; encoded by the coding sequence ATGAACAGAAAGATAAACAGAAAAAGTAGATTCTGTGCAGCTGTAGTTTTTTTCATTGCACTGTTTCTGCTCGCAAATCTTACATATGGATCTGAAAACGAAGATGACTGGGATAATTTAACCGTTACACTCGGGCCTGAAAACTCCATCGTTTCGAAAGATGGATACTCCCTGGAGACACTGAAATTTGACGGATACGGCATGGTGTTGATTCAGGTCCTCAAAGACGACATCGTCCTCGGGGATATAGTCCTGGAAAATAACAGTTCGAACTGGTACTATATGGATAATAAAAATATAAGGCTGAAAGCTTACAATATTACTGACCAGAGAACTCTTCCGATGTTTGGAAGTCTCTTTTCCCCAAAAGCTGAGATCACCTTTGAAACACAAAGAAATATTGAAGAGAACGTTATCCTTGAGCTTGATCTTGAGGCGGACAAAGACGAATACTTTCTCGGTGATGAGGTGATTGTTGATATGGACCTCAGAAACACTGGACTGGTGAAAGCCAAGGAAATAAAGCTGGAGTTAGATTCGGACGGGCTCCTTGTTAGGGAAGGGTGTCCGGAGAAAATAACCCTTAATAAAGGTTCAAAAAAGTCCTGTGAACTCAGATTTAAGTTTCCGGAGAAGGTAAAAGAAAATTATTCCATTAAGGTAAACGTAAACTGGAAAGATAGCTCTGGTGAACATTTTCTTTCCGAAACTGAGGAAATTGAGGTCGTCGAACCTCTGAAAATCTACAAAAACACAGGTTCAGAAGGGTTTTCAGGAAGCCCTGTTTATGTTACGCTTTCCGTAAAAAATATCCAGGACAGAGCAGTGAATGTCCGGCTGCTAGATCTGCTGCCAGCAACGTTCTCGATGATTAATAATACTTCTTCAGAGAGCAAATGCCTGGATCTGGATAGCTCTTCATGTTTAAGCTGGGAGTTTGTGCTGTCCCCGGAAGAAAAAAAGACTTTTTCTTATAGTATACTATCCGAACAACCTGGAGCCCACCGGGTTCCCCAGGCCCATGCATACTCGAATTTATGCGGGCAGCCATATACCGAAAGTTCCGATTCTGAGGATATAATCACTATATACGAAACTATTTCGTACAGTCCATACAGCAACCACACTCTAACAGAAGTGACCCTTGAGTCAGGGAGTGACCTTTCAGCTTATCTGGACAGCAATGGATACGCTCTACTGGATATCCTGGTGGAAAATAACGCCCTCGATGCTTCTATATTTATTCCAAAAGGCACAAGGCTGCTTGATAGCCAGAAAGAGCCTCTAAAAGCAATATCAATAGCAGAGGCAGACCAGCCTCTCCTCCCAGGCACTCTATACCTGGCAGGGAAATATTATTATAGACTTGAGCCCGAAGGTGCAGAGTTCGACTCTGATGTCAGGCTCAGTATGGGCCTCAATGACTCAATAGAAGGAAACTTCCCATCCATATACCTCTCTGAAGATAACTCTACGTGGACTATGGTTGATAGTACCCTTAGTGAAAATGAAAACAGGATTTCAGCCAGGATTACTAACTTTTCTGTGTATGCAGCCCTTGCACAACCTCCGGCGGCAGTAGAATTGTACGTTGACCTGGTTTCCTCATAA